In Lycium ferocissimum isolate CSIRO_LF1 chromosome 3, AGI_CSIRO_Lferr_CH_V1, whole genome shotgun sequence, the genomic window CCTACTTGGTTTAgttcagttttatgttttacaCTGAATCAACCACATCCAAATTTAAGTTCTAATTTAACTCGTACTTAAATAATCAAATTGCATATGTATTCAATCAGATTAAACTACTGATTCTCATGTATCTTACTTAATCAATTAAATCATTATGAAAGTAATTCTCCTTATATGCACAAAGACTAACGTTAGAGTCGACTCAACCTCATCTTAACTCAAGCTTAGTAGTTATACTATATATCAAAGGTTGTTTCGACTCAAACTTAGGCTTAAACTAGCTCAGTGCCCAAGTCTTGCTACGGCTATCCATTTGACAAGGAAAACAAGTGGTACAATATATAGAAACTGCAAGAAAGTTCGCACACATATTTGAAGCAAAAAcagatttttctaaaatatattGTTTAAGAGTGAAAAAACTACACCCGCTATAGGGAATGCGCCAAAAATCAGTCACAAGTCTGGGGGGAATCAACAGCTGCATTCTCAACTAAATGCAAAACCGTTGACAAGAAATTTGTCTGCAGATTTAACTATGAGATACTTGTAAATGACGGTCTCGCTTACAGTCTCTTCAAACAAACCACTCTATTGCCAACAAGGAAACACCATAGAGAGCAGCTTAACGTTTTCCTCCACCGCCACCAAGCTTAGGACCTTTTGCACCTCCTTTGGACACATTGCCCTTTCCTCCAGCTTTCTGAGACTTCGCCATCACCTCTGCCTTCTTAGCCTTCTTCTCATCCTTTGTCTTCTTGATCCTTTCCTTAATTTCACTACACAAAATCCACAAGACACAATGATAAGCTAATCCACGTTACACCAAGAAAACATGCATCGACTGAAAACTTCAATGACTGACACCACAATGTACTGTTCCCCTCTGCACCAGGATGATACACCAAGCATTGTGTATAAGGCTCTAGGTGTTTTTAAAAcagagtaatattttttttttttttatgacatgggaacccgcagccgctacccttcgggtgcgcacagggtaaacccagcttctgtgcaatagctcgcaaaacAGAGTAATATTTTTATCAGTGAAGAAAGGGATTAGTTCATGGTGGGCCCATATGAAACAGAAAGTGCTTGAAAAGTATCAGCAGATCTGTAACGATAGACACTATTAATATCCCAGACTTGTAACTGTATTAACCACGTGATGAAAATGTTAATACCTGACTAAGTCTGGTATAAGATATCAGATAAGACACAAAGATTAGTTTGTCCCCGTAACACCAAAAGAACATGTGTCAACTCAAACTTCAACGattaacaccataatatattgTCCTCTTAAACCAGGATGATATACCAAGCATTGTGTATACCGTGATTTTATGTCTCTAGGTGTTTTTAAAacagttttgtttttttatcaAGGGAAGAAATGGGTCAGTTTATGTTGGGCCCATATGGAGCAGAAAGTGCTTGAATGGTATCAGCACATCTGTAATGATAGACACAATTAATTTCCCAGACTTGTAACTGTATTAACCACGCGGTGAAAATGTTGGTTAAGAAAATGTTAATACCTGACTAAGTCTGGTACATGATATCAGATTATCAGAGTCTGGTACATGATATCAGATTATCAGATAAGACTGCCAAAAATGCACCAACTATATGCAAGTTGCTGTCGTGCACACTGATAAACAAAATCAGGAATTAGTAGAAACGAACCGAAGAGCAGCCTCCCTGGCAGCATCTCGAACTTCTGGCCTTTCAGTTCTCTTCTTCTGGATAACCTCCAAGGTTGCACCCACAATGGACCTAGAGTAAGGTTTCTTGGTGGTACGTCGCCTCTTCCTAGCAGCTTCTTGTGCAATATCCTAATGTAAACAAATACAGGtcacaaaattaaattaaagccATTATAACCAAGGATGGGGAAGCCCTAGAAAAATTAA contains:
- the LOC132049603 gene encoding large ribosomal subunit protein eL24; this encodes MVLKTELCRFSGAKIYPGRGIRFIRSDSQVFLFVNSKCKHYFHNKLKPSKLTWTAMYRKQHKKDIAQEAARKRRRTTKKPYSRSIVGATLEVIQKKRTERPEVRDAAREAALREIKERIKKTKDEKKAKKAEVMAKSQKAGGKGNVSKGGAKGPKLGGGGGKR